A single Tachypleus tridentatus isolate NWPU-2018 chromosome 9, ASM421037v1, whole genome shotgun sequence DNA region contains:
- the LOC143225404 gene encoding uncharacterized protein LOC143225404 isoform X4 translates to MNFLDRPYDMHTASHSQTTDFSAYQPSTPCRPHPVSPPARLHPHSGSNRHSFHSVISYGATPQMTLYGATQIPYGPVSQDIYGGHHSLYSTSVHRLQQTKLTWQDSGMMQSYSRPVSKPPAMNTSPHMPPPSMKSSRAVSISGPHLPAPCHFRQLPIGSSHTSSLHTWYQTQIPSLGALSSPRNTPSPLAVISCSPVNDQSISHSSSGHSSHHLISHLQLQNATPPPPKVGCSTTNEQSVCNKSIKRVISSNPLQSLQKRVILNNKFVGSSIIRASHKMANNQSTISVPSRSGSYFSSVEQLAGCEPGLQFSTYYNLDQNRLSTPSHLVSSSYVPLRLRTVSPVYQQTLIESLNPDNSSLETSINGVSQSTSSNGSHPPRHVSLSSSENENRQYNKNDQGLIDCENTAPLEYQGNSCLYCEKNEYSDTELTFNSENQCFNKQGCGKNVKSEMTSLGPKQNMDDRLFESLQEKENITFREDEFGNGEMEISVDDLKQLYPLPTCPGWNKTFDIYDSHCDSSGKHQFHGNEDVMGLHVNQSPRRQSRTESLNKYVLDYHNGTTKQSSSSKSTGKGRGRGCGKKSSGGGNADSFVSDSIYGLYQTASLNVENRPAEMWHTQIQQSYPTSVCHTREADFHSCDSPITSDDSHGVHSAVLYRHSNTATSHLFVPHFPSTPIASLSQDHSLLFPPKKKRGRPIGSKNKPKPSGTEVKRKPKPMKKTEIYLPEMKLDTKTKARTFNGPYIHIMGTKERPLSVEVVNILLGKEMKQVKNIKQKRQVLYDNIRKKLLFGHISNLSPMYDSTKKNKTWVCVLCFKGSHRRELGDLFGPYYLNSCQIQSNNEVSTSGTLTMTSVNPDTQDDVETKAVLTQSVRGKHKCSEQVELSRTDISKKSNFLEKPEECNFSLHHAVNPPCTTQEIWIHEVCAVWSRGVYLINHRIYGLKEAIQEASETICIKCQMTGATLGCLNRDCPEQYHFICATDTDDADKPWTSTYAKRFQMG, encoded by the exons ATGAACTTTCTCGATCGTCCGTACGATATGCATACG GCTTCACACAGTCAGACTACTGATTTCTCAGCGTACCAGCCTTCAACACCTTGCCGTCCTCATCCTGTTTCCCCACCAGCACGTCTACATCCTCATAGCGGGTCTAACCGTCATTCATTTCATTCTGTAATCTCTTATGGTGCTACACCACAGATGACTTTATATGGAGCCACACAAATTCCTTATGGACCTGTGAGTCAAGACATATATGGAGGTCATCATTCTTTATATAGTACTAGTGTCCATAGATTACAGCAAACTAAATTAACTTGGCAAGACTCAGGCATGATGCAGTCATACAGTCGACCAGTTTCCAAACCTCCAGCCATGAACACATCTCCACATATGCCACCACCTTCTATGAAATCTTCACGTGCTGTTAGTATTTCTGGACCACATCTTCCAGCTCCTTGTCATTTCAGGCAACTGCCCATAGGATCGTCACATACCTCATCATTGCATACTTGGTACCAGACTCAAATACCTAGTCTTGGGGCTCTTTCATCTCCCAGGAACACTCCATCACCTCTAGCTGTCATTTCTTGTTCTCCTGTGAATGACCAGTCTATTTCTCATTCTTCTTCAGGCCACTCTTCTCACCACTTGATATCTCACTTGCAGCTTCAAAACGCAACTCCACCTCCTCCAAAAGTGGGCTGCTCTACCACAAATGAACAATCAGTGTGTAACAAATCTATTAAACGAGTGATAAGCTCCAATCCCTTACAATCTCTTCAGAAAAGGGTAATACTAAACAATAAGTTTGTGGGATCGTCTATCATTAGAGCCAGCCATAAAATGGCCAACAATCAGTCTACTATTTCTGTTCCCAGCAGGTCCGGCTCTTATTTCTCATCAGTAGAACAGTTAGCTGGTTGTGAACCTGGGCTCCAATTTTCCACTTACTATAATTTGGATCAAAACAGGTTATCTACTCCTTCTCATTTAGTAAGCTCCTCTTATGTTCCCTTGAGGCTGAGAACAGTTTCTCCTGTATATCAGCAAACACTTATTGAAAGTTTAAATCCAGATAACTCGTCTTTAGAGACTTCAATCAATGGTGTATCACAGTCAACAAGTTCCAATGGAAGCCATCCTCCTAGGCATGTATCTTTAAGTAGTTCAGAAAACGAAAACCgacaatataataaaaacgatcAAGGTTTAATTGACTGTGAAAATACAGCCCCATTAGAGTACCAAGGGAACTCATGTTTATATTGTGAAAAAAATGAATACAGTGATACTGAGTTAACCTTTAATTCTGAGAATCAATGTTTCAATAAGCAAGGATGTGGTAAAAACGTAAAATCTGAAATGACGTCTCTAGGACCAAAACAAAATATGGACGATAGACTTTTTGAAAGTCTGCAAGAAAAGGAGAACATTACATTCAGAGAAGATGAGTTTGGTAATGGTGAGATGGAAATTAGTGTTGATGATCTGAAACAGTTGTATCCACTTCCTACATGCCCTGGGTGGAACAAAACCTTTGATATTTATGACAGTCACTGTGATTCCAGTGGAAAGCATCAGTTTCATGGTAATGAAGATGTTATGGGTCTACATGTAAACCAAAGTCCTAGAAGACAAAGTAGAACAGAATCTTTGAACAAATATGTTTTAGATTATCATAATGGTACAACTAAACAAAGCTCATCCAGTAAGTCGACTGGGAAGGGACGTGGCCGTGGATGTGGCAAGAAATCTAGTGGAGGGGGAAATGCTGACAGTTTTGTAAGTGATAGCATATATGGATTATATCAGACTGCTTCTTTGAATGTTGAAAACAGACCTGCAGAGATGTGGCATACCCAGATTCAACAGAGTTATCCCACATCTGTCTGCCATACCAGGGAAGCAGATTTTCACTCTTGTGATAGTCCAATCACTTCTGATGATTCTCATGGAGTGCACAGTGCAGTACTTTACAGGCACTCTAACACTGCGACTTCTCATTTGTTTGTTCCTCATTTTCCTTCAACTCCAATTGCTTCTCTCTCACAAGATCATTCTCTTCTGTTTCCTCCTAAGAAGAAGAGAGGTCGTCCTATTGGTAGTAAAAACAAGCCCAAACCATCAGGGACAGAAGTTAAACGAAAACCAAAACCTATGaagaaaacagaaatttatttacCTGAAATGAAACTTGATACCAAGACAAAGGCTAGAACTTTTAATGGTCCTTATATTCATATCATGGGGACCAAAGAAAGACCTCTGTCTGTTGAAGTTGTTAACATCCTACTAGGAAAGGAAATGAAGCAAGTGAAGAATATTAAACAGAAGAGACAAGTTCTGTATGATAATATTCGTAAGAAACTGCTGTTTGGGCACATTAGTAACTTATCACCCATGTATGATAGTACTAAAAAGAACAAAACCTGGGTTTGTGTGCTCTGCTTTAAGGGCAGTCATAGGCGGGAGCTGGGTGATCTCTTTGGACCATATTACTTAAATAGTTGTCAGATACAATCCAATAATGAAGTTTCCACTTCAGGAACACTTACAATGACCTCTGTTAATCCTGATACACAGGATGATGTGGAGACAAAGGCAGTGCTGACTCAAAGTGTGCGAGGAAAGCATAAATGTTCTGAACAGGTAGAATTATCAAGAACAGACATCAGCAAAAAA aGCAATTTCTTAGAGAAACCTGAAGAATGTAATTTTTCTCTTCATCATGCTGTAAACCCTCCATGTACAACACAGGAAATTTGGATACATGAAGTATGTGCTGTGTGGTCACGTggtgtttatttaataaaccaCAGGATTTATGGGCT
- the LOC143225404 gene encoding uncharacterized protein LOC143225404 isoform X5, whose translation MNFLDRPYDMHTASHSQTTDFSAYQPSTPCRPHPVSPPARLHPHSGSNRHSFHSVISYGATPQMTLYGATQIPYGPVSQDIYGGHHSLYSTSVHRLQQTKLTWQDSGMMQSYSRPVSKPPAMNTSPHMPPPSMKSSRAVSISGPHLPAPCHFRQLPIGSSHTSSLHTWYQTQIPSLGALSSPRNTPSPLAVISCSPVNDQSISHSSSGHSSHHLISHLQLQNATPPPPKVGCSTTNEQSVCNKSIKRVISSNPLQSLQKRVILNNKFVGSSIIRASHKMANNQSTISVPSRSGSYFSSVEQLAGCEPGLQFSTYYNLDQNRLSTPSHLVSSSYVPLRLRTVSPVYQQTLIESLNPDNSSLETSINGVSQSTSSNGSHPPRHVSLSSSENENRQYNKNDQGLIDCENTAPLEYQGNSCLYCEKNEYSDTELTFNSENQCFNKQGCGKNVKSEMTSLGPKQNMDDRLFESLQEKENITFREDEFGNGEMEISVDDLKQLYPLPTCPGWNKTFDIYDSHCDSSGKHQFHGNEDVMGLHVNQSPRRQSRTESLNKYVLDYHNGTTKQSSSSKSTGKGRGRGCGKKSSGGGNADSFVSDSIYGLYQTASLNVENRPAEMWHTQIQQSYPTSVCHTREADFHSCDSPITSDDSHGVHSAVLYRHSNTATSHLFVPHFPSTPIASLSQDHSLLFPPKKKRGRPIGSKNKPKPSGTEVKRKPKPMKKTEIYLPEMKLDTKTKARTFNGPYIHIMGTKERPLSVEVVNILLGKEMKQVKNIKQKRQVLYDNIRKKLLFGHISNLSPMYDSTKKNKTWVCVLCFKGSHRRELGDLFGPYYLNSCQIQSNNEVSTSGTLTMTSVNPDTQDDVETKAVLTQSVRGKHKCSEQVELSRTDISKKEIWIHEVCAVWSRGVYLINHRIYGLKEAIQEASETICIKCQMTGATLGCLNRDCPEQYHFICATDTEGLQLLHVFQMTLINPGLQLMPNVFKWVEIG comes from the exons ATGAACTTTCTCGATCGTCCGTACGATATGCATACG GCTTCACACAGTCAGACTACTGATTTCTCAGCGTACCAGCCTTCAACACCTTGCCGTCCTCATCCTGTTTCCCCACCAGCACGTCTACATCCTCATAGCGGGTCTAACCGTCATTCATTTCATTCTGTAATCTCTTATGGTGCTACACCACAGATGACTTTATATGGAGCCACACAAATTCCTTATGGACCTGTGAGTCAAGACATATATGGAGGTCATCATTCTTTATATAGTACTAGTGTCCATAGATTACAGCAAACTAAATTAACTTGGCAAGACTCAGGCATGATGCAGTCATACAGTCGACCAGTTTCCAAACCTCCAGCCATGAACACATCTCCACATATGCCACCACCTTCTATGAAATCTTCACGTGCTGTTAGTATTTCTGGACCACATCTTCCAGCTCCTTGTCATTTCAGGCAACTGCCCATAGGATCGTCACATACCTCATCATTGCATACTTGGTACCAGACTCAAATACCTAGTCTTGGGGCTCTTTCATCTCCCAGGAACACTCCATCACCTCTAGCTGTCATTTCTTGTTCTCCTGTGAATGACCAGTCTATTTCTCATTCTTCTTCAGGCCACTCTTCTCACCACTTGATATCTCACTTGCAGCTTCAAAACGCAACTCCACCTCCTCCAAAAGTGGGCTGCTCTACCACAAATGAACAATCAGTGTGTAACAAATCTATTAAACGAGTGATAAGCTCCAATCCCTTACAATCTCTTCAGAAAAGGGTAATACTAAACAATAAGTTTGTGGGATCGTCTATCATTAGAGCCAGCCATAAAATGGCCAACAATCAGTCTACTATTTCTGTTCCCAGCAGGTCCGGCTCTTATTTCTCATCAGTAGAACAGTTAGCTGGTTGTGAACCTGGGCTCCAATTTTCCACTTACTATAATTTGGATCAAAACAGGTTATCTACTCCTTCTCATTTAGTAAGCTCCTCTTATGTTCCCTTGAGGCTGAGAACAGTTTCTCCTGTATATCAGCAAACACTTATTGAAAGTTTAAATCCAGATAACTCGTCTTTAGAGACTTCAATCAATGGTGTATCACAGTCAACAAGTTCCAATGGAAGCCATCCTCCTAGGCATGTATCTTTAAGTAGTTCAGAAAACGAAAACCgacaatataataaaaacgatcAAGGTTTAATTGACTGTGAAAATACAGCCCCATTAGAGTACCAAGGGAACTCATGTTTATATTGTGAAAAAAATGAATACAGTGATACTGAGTTAACCTTTAATTCTGAGAATCAATGTTTCAATAAGCAAGGATGTGGTAAAAACGTAAAATCTGAAATGACGTCTCTAGGACCAAAACAAAATATGGACGATAGACTTTTTGAAAGTCTGCAAGAAAAGGAGAACATTACATTCAGAGAAGATGAGTTTGGTAATGGTGAGATGGAAATTAGTGTTGATGATCTGAAACAGTTGTATCCACTTCCTACATGCCCTGGGTGGAACAAAACCTTTGATATTTATGACAGTCACTGTGATTCCAGTGGAAAGCATCAGTTTCATGGTAATGAAGATGTTATGGGTCTACATGTAAACCAAAGTCCTAGAAGACAAAGTAGAACAGAATCTTTGAACAAATATGTTTTAGATTATCATAATGGTACAACTAAACAAAGCTCATCCAGTAAGTCGACTGGGAAGGGACGTGGCCGTGGATGTGGCAAGAAATCTAGTGGAGGGGGAAATGCTGACAGTTTTGTAAGTGATAGCATATATGGATTATATCAGACTGCTTCTTTGAATGTTGAAAACAGACCTGCAGAGATGTGGCATACCCAGATTCAACAGAGTTATCCCACATCTGTCTGCCATACCAGGGAAGCAGATTTTCACTCTTGTGATAGTCCAATCACTTCTGATGATTCTCATGGAGTGCACAGTGCAGTACTTTACAGGCACTCTAACACTGCGACTTCTCATTTGTTTGTTCCTCATTTTCCTTCAACTCCAATTGCTTCTCTCTCACAAGATCATTCTCTTCTGTTTCCTCCTAAGAAGAAGAGAGGTCGTCCTATTGGTAGTAAAAACAAGCCCAAACCATCAGGGACAGAAGTTAAACGAAAACCAAAACCTATGaagaaaacagaaatttatttacCTGAAATGAAACTTGATACCAAGACAAAGGCTAGAACTTTTAATGGTCCTTATATTCATATCATGGGGACCAAAGAAAGACCTCTGTCTGTTGAAGTTGTTAACATCCTACTAGGAAAGGAAATGAAGCAAGTGAAGAATATTAAACAGAAGAGACAAGTTCTGTATGATAATATTCGTAAGAAACTGCTGTTTGGGCACATTAGTAACTTATCACCCATGTATGATAGTACTAAAAAGAACAAAACCTGGGTTTGTGTGCTCTGCTTTAAGGGCAGTCATAGGCGGGAGCTGGGTGATCTCTTTGGACCATATTACTTAAATAGTTGTCAGATACAATCCAATAATGAAGTTTCCACTTCAGGAACACTTACAATGACCTCTGTTAATCCTGATACACAGGATGATGTGGAGACAAAGGCAGTGCTGACTCAAAGTGTGCGAGGAAAGCATAAATGTTCTGAACAGGTAGAATTATCAAGAACAGACATCAGCAAAAAA GAAATTTGGATACATGAAGTATGTGCTGTGTGGTCACGTggtgtttatttaataaaccaCAGGATTTATGGGCT
- the LOC143225404 gene encoding uncharacterized protein LOC143225404 isoform X7, translating to MNFLDRPYDMHTASHSQTTDFSAYQPSTPCRPHPVSPPARLHPHSGSNRHSFHSVISYGATPQMTLYGATQIPYGPVSQDIYGGHHSLYSTSVHRLQQTKLTWQDSGMMQSYSRPVSKPPAMNTSPHMPPPSMKSSRAVSISGPHLPAPCHFRQLPIGSSHTSSLHTWYQTQIPSLGALSSPRNTPSPLAVISCSPVNDQSISHSSSGHSSHHLISHLQLQNATPPPPKVGCSTTNEQSVCNKSIKRVISSNPLQSLQKRVILNNKFVGSSIIRASHKMANNQSTISVPSRSGSYFSSVEQLAGCEPGLQFSTYYNLDQNRLSTPSHLVSSSYVPLRLRTVSPVYQQTLIESLNPDNSSLETSINGVSQSTSSNGSHPPRHVSLSSSENENRQYNKNDQGLIDCENTAPLEYQGNSCLYCEKNEYSDTELTFNSENQCFNKQGCGKNVKSEMTSLGPKQNMDDRLFESLQEKENITFREDEFGNGEMEISVDDLKQLYPLPTCPGWNKTFDIYDSHCDSSGKHQFHGNEDVMGLHVNQSPRRQSRTESLNKYVLDYHNGTTKQSSSSKSTGKGRGRGCGKKSSGGGNADSFVSDSIYGLYQTASLNVENRPAEMWHTQIQQSYPTSVCHTREADFHSCDSPITSDDSHGVHSAVLYRHSNTATSHLFVPHFPSTPIASLSQDHSLLFPPKKKRGRPIGSKNKPKPSGTEVKRKPKPMKKTEIYLPEMKLDTKTKARTFNGPYIHIMGTKERPLSVEVVNILLGKEMKQVKNIKQKRQVLYDNIRKKLLFGHISNLSPMYDSTKKNKTWVCVLCFKGSHRRELGDLFGPYYLNSCQIQSNNEVSTSGTLTMTSVNPDTQDDVETKAVLTQSVRGKHKCSEQVELSRTDISKKKDWILNITMSI from the exons ATGAACTTTCTCGATCGTCCGTACGATATGCATACG GCTTCACACAGTCAGACTACTGATTTCTCAGCGTACCAGCCTTCAACACCTTGCCGTCCTCATCCTGTTTCCCCACCAGCACGTCTACATCCTCATAGCGGGTCTAACCGTCATTCATTTCATTCTGTAATCTCTTATGGTGCTACACCACAGATGACTTTATATGGAGCCACACAAATTCCTTATGGACCTGTGAGTCAAGACATATATGGAGGTCATCATTCTTTATATAGTACTAGTGTCCATAGATTACAGCAAACTAAATTAACTTGGCAAGACTCAGGCATGATGCAGTCATACAGTCGACCAGTTTCCAAACCTCCAGCCATGAACACATCTCCACATATGCCACCACCTTCTATGAAATCTTCACGTGCTGTTAGTATTTCTGGACCACATCTTCCAGCTCCTTGTCATTTCAGGCAACTGCCCATAGGATCGTCACATACCTCATCATTGCATACTTGGTACCAGACTCAAATACCTAGTCTTGGGGCTCTTTCATCTCCCAGGAACACTCCATCACCTCTAGCTGTCATTTCTTGTTCTCCTGTGAATGACCAGTCTATTTCTCATTCTTCTTCAGGCCACTCTTCTCACCACTTGATATCTCACTTGCAGCTTCAAAACGCAACTCCACCTCCTCCAAAAGTGGGCTGCTCTACCACAAATGAACAATCAGTGTGTAACAAATCTATTAAACGAGTGATAAGCTCCAATCCCTTACAATCTCTTCAGAAAAGGGTAATACTAAACAATAAGTTTGTGGGATCGTCTATCATTAGAGCCAGCCATAAAATGGCCAACAATCAGTCTACTATTTCTGTTCCCAGCAGGTCCGGCTCTTATTTCTCATCAGTAGAACAGTTAGCTGGTTGTGAACCTGGGCTCCAATTTTCCACTTACTATAATTTGGATCAAAACAGGTTATCTACTCCTTCTCATTTAGTAAGCTCCTCTTATGTTCCCTTGAGGCTGAGAACAGTTTCTCCTGTATATCAGCAAACACTTATTGAAAGTTTAAATCCAGATAACTCGTCTTTAGAGACTTCAATCAATGGTGTATCACAGTCAACAAGTTCCAATGGAAGCCATCCTCCTAGGCATGTATCTTTAAGTAGTTCAGAAAACGAAAACCgacaatataataaaaacgatcAAGGTTTAATTGACTGTGAAAATACAGCCCCATTAGAGTACCAAGGGAACTCATGTTTATATTGTGAAAAAAATGAATACAGTGATACTGAGTTAACCTTTAATTCTGAGAATCAATGTTTCAATAAGCAAGGATGTGGTAAAAACGTAAAATCTGAAATGACGTCTCTAGGACCAAAACAAAATATGGACGATAGACTTTTTGAAAGTCTGCAAGAAAAGGAGAACATTACATTCAGAGAAGATGAGTTTGGTAATGGTGAGATGGAAATTAGTGTTGATGATCTGAAACAGTTGTATCCACTTCCTACATGCCCTGGGTGGAACAAAACCTTTGATATTTATGACAGTCACTGTGATTCCAGTGGAAAGCATCAGTTTCATGGTAATGAAGATGTTATGGGTCTACATGTAAACCAAAGTCCTAGAAGACAAAGTAGAACAGAATCTTTGAACAAATATGTTTTAGATTATCATAATGGTACAACTAAACAAAGCTCATCCAGTAAGTCGACTGGGAAGGGACGTGGCCGTGGATGTGGCAAGAAATCTAGTGGAGGGGGAAATGCTGACAGTTTTGTAAGTGATAGCATATATGGATTATATCAGACTGCTTCTTTGAATGTTGAAAACAGACCTGCAGAGATGTGGCATACCCAGATTCAACAGAGTTATCCCACATCTGTCTGCCATACCAGGGAAGCAGATTTTCACTCTTGTGATAGTCCAATCACTTCTGATGATTCTCATGGAGTGCACAGTGCAGTACTTTACAGGCACTCTAACACTGCGACTTCTCATTTGTTTGTTCCTCATTTTCCTTCAACTCCAATTGCTTCTCTCTCACAAGATCATTCTCTTCTGTTTCCTCCTAAGAAGAAGAGAGGTCGTCCTATTGGTAGTAAAAACAAGCCCAAACCATCAGGGACAGAAGTTAAACGAAAACCAAAACCTATGaagaaaacagaaatttatttacCTGAAATGAAACTTGATACCAAGACAAAGGCTAGAACTTTTAATGGTCCTTATATTCATATCATGGGGACCAAAGAAAGACCTCTGTCTGTTGAAGTTGTTAACATCCTACTAGGAAAGGAAATGAAGCAAGTGAAGAATATTAAACAGAAGAGACAAGTTCTGTATGATAATATTCGTAAGAAACTGCTGTTTGGGCACATTAGTAACTTATCACCCATGTATGATAGTACTAAAAAGAACAAAACCTGGGTTTGTGTGCTCTGCTTTAAGGGCAGTCATAGGCGGGAGCTGGGTGATCTCTTTGGACCATATTACTTAAATAGTTGTCAGATACAATCCAATAATGAAGTTTCCACTTCAGGAACACTTACAATGACCTCTGTTAATCCTGATACACAGGATGATGTGGAGACAAAGGCAGTGCTGACTCAAAGTGTGCGAGGAAAGCATAAATGTTCTGAACAGGTAGAATTATCAAGAACAGACATCAGCAAAAAA AAAGATTGGATCCTGAACATAACTATGTCAATTTGA